TTCGCTCGGGCCCGTGGCGCGAGCGACTCGAGCACCTGATTCGGCCATCCCCCACCCAGGAGCCAGCCTTCTACTACGACCTCCTCGCGCCCATCACAAAAACCCTCGACATCTGGGAAACCGAGTACCTCCACGTCCTGTCAGGGCCCGACCCCGTGAAGGAGTGGCTGAAGGGCTCTTGGCTTCAGCAGTTCCTCGCCGAGCTGGACGAGCCGATGCGCGGCGAGTTCGAAGCGTGCTATGGAGGCCTCGTGCGGAAGGCCTACCCCCAACGATCAGACGGCCACACGCTGTTGCCCTTCCGCCGCCTGTTCATCGTCGCGACGATTTAACCGCACGCTGGTTCGCGTGGGCCGCGTGGCGCGACCGCTACTCGACGTCCCACTCCTGGGAGTTCCACGCCTGGCGCGCGTTCTCGTCGCCGTTTAGCGTCGTGACTCCCTTCAGCCGACTACCCACGAGACTGGGGGTGGCGTCGAAGAAGAGCGGGAGCACCGGCAACTGGTCCGTAATGAGGTGAACCATTTGCCCCGAGATCTGGTACCGCGAGGCGATGGGGATGGTGACCGTGTATTGATCGATAAGCGCATCCAGATCGGGATTGATGTAGCGCCCATTGTTGCTCCCGGTGTAGTTCCGTTCGGGGAGCCTGGCCTCGGAGCTGTGCAAGCCAACCATCCGTGCGCGCCCGGCAGGCTGCCGCAGGACCTGAAAGGCAGGGAACGTCGCCTGCTCCTCCAGATTGGTCGCGTTCTGGGCCGGAATGACGAGCGGTTGCGCGTCGACGCCGAGCTGCTGCCAGTAGTCCACGACGGGAAACAGGGTCTTGGTGTGCAGGTCCCGCTGGGTGGCCGTGCGCACCTCGATCGTGAGCTTCTGTCCCGTGCTGTCGCGCATCAATCCGTCGGGGCCTCTGCTGTAGCCGAGGCGTTCGATCATCTGGCTCGCGGCCTGGGGATCGTAGGCATAGTGGACGATCTGCGCCTCCGTCGCCTGGTATTCCGACGTGCCCGGGAACAGCGGGCTCTCTGCGATCGGAAGGAGTCCCGCCATGAGCTGATCGGCAAGCTGTTGGCGATCGATGCCAGTTAGGAGCGCCTTGCGAAATTGGACGTTGAGAACAATGGGCGGGTTGGCACCGACGAACTGGGGGTACACGACTGCCCAGCCATCAGCCGATGTGTAGACCTTTCCGTCTTTCCACTGGTCCCGCAGGGCTAGCGCCTGATCGACCGAAAGCGACTGTCGCAGGGTAAGGTCCACGGCGCCGGCGAGGATGTTCGAGGCAAGCGCATTTCCGTCCGCCACGAAATCCACCTGGATCTCGTCGAGCTTTGGGCGCCCGAGGATGTAGCCATCGTAGGCGGCAAGCGTGAGATGGCTGCCGCGACTCCAATCCTTGAGGCGGAACGGACCGGTCCCGACGAAATCCGTGCTCCAATACGAGCTGTCGAGAAATCCTGCGTGATTGTCGGTATACGTTCGTTCCATTAGGTGCGCCGCCACCGGCAGGCCGCGGGTATAGGTGAAGAGGGTGTCCGCGTCGATATACGGCTTGCGCCAGTGCACGGTCACCGTCCGCTCGTCCGGGGCATCCACGCCGTCGATCAGGTCCGAATACTTGTCGTGGAACACCGCCAGGTCCTTGTCCCGCATGAGCTGCACGGTGAAGCCCAGGTCGCCGGTCGTCACCGGCGCTCCGTCGTGCCAGGTGGCGCCCTGCCTGATCGTCCACGTCATCTCCATGCTTCCATCGGGCTCCACGCGCCAAAGGCCATTGTCGACGGAGGGGACCGCCTCGACGAGGACCGGCCGGAGCGTTCCCTGGTTGTCCCACTCGGTCAATCCCGGGTGGACGATCTCT
The sequence above is a segment of the Chloroflexota bacterium genome. Coding sequences within it:
- a CDS encoding peptide ABC transporter substrate-binding protein, whose translation is MHASQGRLAIIVLIGALCACVAPERGVGSQPRAGASEGPRSPKRITIAINVEPPSLHYNLIPNPIRAAPGSIQEIVHPGLTEWDNQGTLRPVLVEAVPSVDNGLWRVEPDGSMEMTWTIRQGATWHDGAPVTTGDLGFTVQLMRDKDLAVFHDKYSDLIDGVDAPDERTVTVHWRKPYIDADTLFTYTRGLPVAAHLMERTYTDNHAGFLDSSYWSTDFVGTGPFRLKDWSRGSHLTLAAYDGYILGRPKLDEIQVDFVADGNALASNILAGAVDLTLRQSLSVDQALALRDQWKDGKVYTSADGWAVVYPQFVGANPPIVLNVQFRKALLTGIDRQQLADQLMAGLLPIAESPLFPGTSEYQATEAQIVHYAYDPQAASQMIERLGYSRGPDGLMRDSTGQKLTIEVRTATQRDLHTKTLFPVVDYWQQLGVDAQPLVIPAQNATNLEEQATFPAFQVLRQPAGRARMVGLHSSEARLPERNYTGSNNGRYINPDLDALIDQYTVTIPIASRYQISGQMVHLITDQLPVLPLFFDATPSLVGSRLKGVTTLNGDENARQAWNSQEWDVE